The window CGGGAACGTTTCCGACGATCAGGTGCGGAAGGCGTCCAAGGAATTGCACGATCGATTTCTCGCCCGCTACGGCAGCGTCTGTTGCCGCGTACTGAGCAGGGAGCGCGATCCGAATTCGGATTCCAAGGGAGTGTGCCTCGATTACGTGGAGGCCGCGGCGGGGATGTGTGTCCGCCTCCTGCTGGAGTCCTCCGAGCGGCGGGATGGCGAGGCGATTCACGGCCGCCGCGCAGAAGGAACCTGCGGAAGCGGGCTCAAGCCCGCAATAATGTAATCGAATCAAGAACTCGTGAGGATAAGAATATGTTTGAAGTGACCGTTCCCGAAGAGATGCTGGAAAAGCTGCGCGACATGCTGGACGACGAAGAGAGCTGCGTTCGCTTGCGTGAATACAAGACGGGCGGCGGCTGCCATTCGAAAATCGTGCTCGGTCTGGGCATAGACGAACTTGACGAGGATGAGGACGAACGCGTGCAAGTGGAGGATGTGCCCTTCATCGCCGAAAAGGACTTCCTCCTCAAACACGGCAGGAAGTACACGCTGAGCTTCAGCGACAAGAAGGAAGTCGTGCTGACGCCCGCGGGCGAATAGCGCTCAGGCCGCACGGATTCCGGCGCGGTGAAAGAACGACATCATTTCCGGTCATCGGGCGGGTAGGCCCCGATGCGACCGGGACAACAAGAATGAGGATATCGACATGTTTGAACTGACCGTTCCCGAAGAGATGCTGGATAAGCTCCGGGACATGCTGGAGGACGAGGACGAGGAAAGCTGCATTCGTCTTCGTGAATACCAGGTCGGCGGAGGCTGACACGCCAAGATCGTGCTCGGTCTGGGCATCGATGAACCGGATGAGGATGAAGACGCGCGTATCGAAGTGGCGGATGTTCCCTTTATCGCCGAAGAGGACTTTCTCACCAAATACGGCAAAAAATATTCGCTGAGTTTCGGCGAGAACAAGGAAGTCGTGCTGACCCCCGCGGCGTGACGCTTTCCGAAACCATCCAACCTCCTCTCAATGAGCCTCCGGCAATCGACGGCCGGGGGCTCATTACTTTATGCGGCGTCCGGGATGAACCCTTGGGCGCAGGCTACTTGGTCACGCCCAGCAGCCCGTTGATGGCGGTCATGACGGTTTGGCTCTTGATCTGATCGCGGGTGCCCCGGAAGCTGTATTGGCGGGCACGCGAGCCGCCGGGCCAGGCCCAGGCGATCCAGACGGTGCCGACGGGTTTTTCCGGGGTGCCGCCGCCCGGCCCGGCGATGCCGGAAATGGCCACGGACACGTCCGCGCCGATGGTCTTGAGCACGTTCAGGGCCATGGCCAGGACCACGGGCTCCGAGACCGCGCCATGCTCCTCAAGGGTGGCTTCGGGCACGTCGAGGAGCCTGTTCTTGACCTTGTTGGAATAGGCCACAACGGACCCGGCGAACCATTCCGAGCTGCCGGGAGTGTCGGTTAGGGTGCTGGCAAGCAGCCCGCCGGTGCATGATTCCGCAGTCGCCAGGAAGTGGCCCTGCGCGCGCAGGCATTCGCCCACTTCGGCGACGGCTCTTGAAATGAGATAGGTGTCCATGTCGATCCTCCGTGCCCCGCTTTTACAAAAAGCCGTAATGGGTTGCAATGACGGCGAGGTCGTTTGTATGGTCGGGCAGGAGAGACCATGACCGTCACGCCTTCGTCGTTGTTCGCGCTAGCGGTGTCGAGACATCGGCAGCCGTGGAACTGGAGCCTGCATGTGGCGGCCCTGGTCCTGTTCTGTCTGGCGTTGCTGACGCACGGCTATCTTCTGCTGGCCGCTTCGTTCGTGCTGCTCGGCGTCGGTTTCTTCGAACTGAAGCTCCCCGATCAGCCGGACAACCGCTGGTTCCGGCTGGCCCGGCGCGGCGTGGAATGGGAGAAGAACTGGGCCGCCGCCCCATGGAACCGGGTGAAATGGACCCGCCTGCTGATTTTCGCCGCCCTTGCCTCGCTGTCCGTCTGGGCCTTGTGGGTCCGGGAGCTGGCGACCCTGATGCTGCTGGCCGGCTTCGCCGTTTTGGTGCGGGTCATGCG of the Desulfovibrio sp. Fe33 genome contains:
- a CDS encoding CinA family protein, coding for MDTYLISRAVAEVGECLRAQGHFLATAESCTGGLLASTLTDTPGSSEWFAGSVVAYSNKVKNRLLDVPEATLEEHGAVSEPVVLAMALNVLKTIGADVSVAISGIAGPGGGTPEKPVGTVWIAWAWPGGSRARQYSFRGTRDQIKSQTVMTAINGLLGVTK
- a CDS encoding ErpA-related iron-sulfur cluster insertion protein (Members of this family, many of which are selenoproteins, show homology to the iron-sulfur cluster insertion ErpA that was described in Escherichia coli.) — translated: MFEVTVPEEMLEKLRDMLDDEESCVRLREYKTGGGCHSKIVLGLGIDELDEDEDERVQVEDVPFIAEKDFLLKHGRKYTLSFSDKKEVVLTPAGE
- a CDS encoding C-GCAxxG-C-C family protein; translated protein: MMHLLPDEERLVAESGLAARQLYGNGPMCCSEAVLAVINREFDGGLSTDLVTALAKGFCGGIGDAGCLCGALSGAVMAQSLILGKDSGNVSDDQVRKASKELHDRFLARYGSVCCRVLSRERDPNSDSKGVCLDYVEAAAGMCVRLLLESSERRDGEAIHGRRAEGTCGSGLKPAIM